The following proteins are encoded in a genomic region of Catellatospora sp. TT07R-123:
- a CDS encoding chaplin has product MTGYSLGTLTRTSVKVGVLSAGLLMMGTSAAHAADNWNTSFNSGIGSGNQIKLPIQAPINICGIAIGILGDATASCTGGAEAEYPADALATNWNSQGNSGILSGNQVFVPVQAPINACGVGVGVLGDASASCQGGSSAVFGDGSQPTTSGNPQSHDPYGHHHGSYGHHRWNAHTESSPLGKVTDLLSLGGLFGGPQAAPAGTDAGFDLDAKPTAMRKRYQDQQQGSCELNWNTSFNSGILSGNQVYAPVQLPIDVSGVAAGVLGDASASSIGGASAVYC; this is encoded by the coding sequence ATGACTGGATACTCGCTGGGCACGTTGACCCGTACCTCGGTCAAGGTCGGCGTGCTCTCCGCCGGGCTCCTGATGATGGGTACGTCGGCCGCGCACGCCGCCGACAACTGGAACACCTCGTTCAACAGCGGCATCGGCTCCGGCAACCAGATCAAGCTGCCGATCCAGGCCCCGATCAACATCTGCGGCATCGCCATCGGCATCCTGGGCGACGCCACCGCCTCCTGCACCGGCGGCGCCGAGGCCGAGTACCCGGCGGACGCGCTGGCCACCAACTGGAACAGCCAGGGCAACTCCGGCATCCTCAGCGGCAACCAGGTGTTCGTCCCGGTCCAGGCGCCGATCAACGCCTGCGGCGTGGGCGTCGGCGTGCTCGGCGACGCCTCGGCGTCCTGCCAGGGCGGCTCGTCGGCCGTGTTCGGCGACGGCAGCCAGCCGACCACCAGCGGCAACCCGCAGAGCCACGACCCGTACGGCCACCACCACGGCTCGTACGGCCACCACCGGTGGAACGCCCACACCGAGAGCTCGCCGCTGGGCAAGGTGACCGACCTGCTGTCGCTGGGCGGCCTGTTCGGCGGCCCGCAGGCGGCCCCGGCCGGCACCGACGCCGGGTTCGACCTGGACGCCAAGCCGACGGCGATGCGCAAGCGCTACCAGGACCAGCAGCAGGGCAGCTGCGAGCTGAACTGGAACACCTCGTTCAACTCCGGCATCCTCAGCGGGAACCAGGTCTACGCCCCGGTCCAGCTCCCGATCGACGTCTCGGGCGTCGCGGCGGGCGTGCTGGGTGACGCCTCCGCGAGCAGCATCGGCGGCGCCAGCGCCGTCTACTGCTGA